Proteins encoded by one window of Halobacteriovorax sp. GB3:
- a CDS encoding succinylglutamate desuccinylase/aspartoacylase family protein has translation MKKWVRDFEIGGQVVKPGERALVSLKIPSLFDCTELSIPVHVIRGKVKGPTVFVSAAVHGDEINGVEVCRKLLKKTYLKKIKGTLLVIPIVNVFGFNSAIRYLPDRRDLNRSFPGNKKGSLASRMAHIFMSEVVSKCDYGIDLHTGAIHRSNLPQVRISLKGSKIKDLAKCFGTKVILDSKLRDGSLREAAYESGTPVLLFEGGQALRFERPVIEMALKGISSVLSRLQMIPEVKRKKAIDPLIAKSSAWLRAKRSGVFSSSKKLGDHVSKGEIVGRISDLSSDTSYTLKSKYDGLIIGMSLLPLVNEGDALFNVATTNRIKEFDPEYFLLEE, from the coding sequence ATGAAAAAGTGGGTAAGGGATTTTGAAATTGGTGGACAGGTCGTTAAGCCAGGAGAGCGAGCTCTCGTTTCACTAAAAATCCCAAGTCTTTTTGACTGTACTGAACTTTCTATTCCTGTCCATGTTATTCGTGGGAAGGTTAAGGGACCAACTGTTTTTGTTAGTGCCGCTGTTCATGGCGATGAAATCAACGGAGTTGAGGTTTGTCGTAAGTTGCTCAAAAAAACCTACTTAAAAAAAATAAAAGGGACACTTCTAGTGATTCCTATTGTTAATGTCTTTGGTTTTAATTCGGCCATTCGCTATCTTCCAGATAGAAGAGATTTAAATCGCTCATTTCCTGGAAATAAAAAAGGCTCACTCGCCTCAAGAATGGCCCATATCTTTATGAGTGAAGTTGTTTCAAAATGTGATTATGGTATCGATCTTCACACCGGTGCTATTCATCGCTCTAATCTTCCCCAGGTCAGAATTTCTTTGAAGGGGTCTAAAATTAAAGATCTTGCAAAGTGCTTTGGTACAAAAGTCATTCTTGATAGTAAGCTTCGCGATGGTTCTCTACGTGAGGCGGCCTACGAGTCGGGGACTCCTGTTCTTCTTTTTGAAGGAGGTCAGGCCTTACGATTTGAAAGGCCTGTCATTGAGATGGCCCTAAAAGGGATTTCAAGTGTTCTTTCGCGCTTACAAATGATTCCAGAAGTTAAGAGGAAAAAAGCGATTGATCCTCTTATTGCAAAATCATCAGCTTGGCTTCGAGCAAAGCGAAGCGGCGTTTTCTCGAGTTCAAAAAAACTTGGAGACCATGTTTCTAAGGGGGAGATTGTCGGAAGAATAAGTGATCTTTCTAGTGATACTTCCTATACTCTTAAATCTAAATATGATGGGCTTATTATTGGAATGAGTCTCTTGCCTCTTGTGAACGAGGGGGATGCCCTTTTCAATGTGGCCACAACGAATCGTATTAAAGAGTTTGATCCTGAATATTTTCTTTTAGAAGAATAA
- the rpsD gene encoding 30S ribosomal protein S4 has product MAKSTTGRARFKIQRALGLELPGLGKAGALERRPYGPGVHGNKRKKISDYAVRLKEKQKLVYHYGLRESQLVTYVKKAKKNKTRAWMDTLIITLESRLNNVLFRLNWAPSVPAASQMIAHGQVLVNGKKVDKSSYLVQVGDVITLSDKGYNNQLYKQSLETPRLPSVPACFTVEGTDKQKATLSAEALPADIPFEYNGQLVTEYYWKVK; this is encoded by the coding sequence ATGGCAAAGTCAACTACGGGTAGAGCTCGTTTTAAAATCCAAAGAGCATTAGGTCTAGAACTTCCAGGTCTAGGTAAAGCTGGTGCACTAGAAAGACGTCCATACGGACCAGGTGTTCACGGGAACAAAAGAAAGAAAATCTCTGACTATGCTGTTCGTCTTAAAGAAAAGCAAAAGCTAGTTTACCACTACGGTCTAAGAGAAAGCCAACTCGTTACTTACGTAAAGAAAGCTAAGAAGAACAAAACAAGAGCATGGATGGATACACTTATCATCACTCTTGAGTCTCGTCTTAACAACGTTCTTTTCCGTCTTAACTGGGCACCATCTGTTCCAGCAGCATCACAAATGATCGCTCACGGACAAGTTCTTGTTAATGGAAAGAAAGTTGATAAATCATCTTACCTAGTTCAAGTTGGTGATGTAATTACTCTTTCTGACAAAGGTTACAACAACCAACTTTACAAGCAGTCTCTTGAGACTCCAAGACTTCCATCAGTACCTGCATGTTTTACAGTTGAGGGAACAGACAAGCAAAAAGCAACACTTTCTGCAGAAGCTCTTCCAGCTGATATCCCATTCGAGTACAATGGTCAGCTTGTAACGGAATACTACTGGAAAGTTAAGTAA